The Hemibagrus wyckioides isolate EC202008001 linkage group LG13, SWU_Hwy_1.0, whole genome shotgun sequence DNA window attgaaatgacaataaaatcgtCTGGGATGCAGTCAGTGTTCATGCcgaaggtgttgaggtcagggctctgtgccaCTGATGGCCATTCAGGTTTTTTTCACTCCAATCTTGGCATACCATGTCTtcatagaccttgctttgtgcacaggggtattgtcatgctggaacatgtctGAGCCTGACAGTTCCAGTGAGGAGAAACTGCAATTCTACAGagtacaaagacattctagatcATTGTGTGCTTTCAGTTTGTGGCAACAGCTTACAAAGAAGGTCCATATATGGGTGTGATCTGTTGGTGTGCAAATACCTAAAgttaaacagtgtgtattaacaacaggaaaaaaaaaaaaaaaagagtcagtCAGTTTAGACAGAAAATGCATCGAGGAAAATATCTGCTTGTTCTCAGTTAGAATGATGATGTATCTAATGCAGGAATGTCAAATCTTATCtggaaagggctggtgtgggtgagGTTTTCATTCCATCCATACTGAAGTCACACCCAAGTCTAATGGAGGCCacgatcaactgattaaacaagtgTGTGTCTTCTGCTTGATTGAAATAGAAACCTGCTTAAGATGTTACACCCCTGGTCTAAGGTTGTGCGAGTGGCTACCTGTGTTTCTCCCAGTGCATCTCTGTTTTCGATGGGGAAGCGGAGCGTAGAGGAAAAGGTGAAGACAGGATCCTTTGGGAAAGTGGTGGTGATCTGGTGAAAGGCAGAACACATTTTAAAGTGATTTCAAGCAAACCTAGAGAACACAGATACTGAAGACTTTTATGCCCAGAGATACTCAGATACATTCAGAAAAGGAAATGTTACTCACATCGATAATTAGGTACTCCACTGGTAGAGGCCGGGCCAAGTATGTGATCTCGTTACCAAATTTGTCTTTATCCTAGAAAAAATATAAGATGCATAGAATAATagaaagacaaaaaatgtgagcataaataaaatgatcaggAAATTAAAGGTTAAAGAAATTCGACTATCTAATGACCCCGTAGCTCAACCTCAACCTTTCGGCTCATTTGCAGGCTGGCAGGGGAACATTTCACAAgatgcagaaaaaaagaaaaagtactcCTTTGTTATCCTGTTTTGACAGATTCAGGGTCACACCGAGTTCAGAACGGTCAGATCTATCAGCCTGGCTTGTTGTTCAAACCAAATAAGCAGCACAGTGTTTAAAGGGCTCTAGGGCTCCATTCAAAACACTGTTATGATAAACTATATCTCACTTGTGCCATGACCTATTAAATTTTTAACAATAAAAGCAATCATTTACAAGTCAAAGCATGTCAGGCTCGGACATGTTTCCTTCTGAATTAAATTACATAAGATGTTGCAGTATGGCAGCACTACCACAGTGGAATCAAACCAGACTTGTATAGCACTTTTCTGTTTATTCAATGTTCTGATATCTTGAGCATGTTTAAGCCTTGATGCCACTGAGTAGAAGATAcaaaaagagataaaatgtaaaattgaaCACTGGGAAACAGAAAAGGATCTCGGTTTATTCTTTATACTCATGTAGCTGTTATTGAAGTGCAATAGCGAGGGTGTGCATGCCTGTACCTTATAGAAGACGTCAGGGACATACTGCTCACTGCTAGACTCTTTCGCATAGCCGAGTTCAGGGATGTCTTTGCAGGGCAGCAGGCACTCGTCCCTCACCAAGGCCATGCACTGGTTAGACACTTGGTAGCCCTCAAAATGTACCTGGTTATCaggaccacctacacacacacacacacacacacacacacaggtgttaaGACCACTAGTAGAGTACTAGACATTAAAACTTCATATCAATGACGCATCTGACTCTTTTCACAACAACCAGCAGAAGGATACAACAAAAACCTGTCAAGCTGTTAGCATCTAAGGTTGATCAATAGACTCGTGTGCATGTAGAATAATAATGTAGCTGTAGACTGCCACTGCATCGCTGAGTAGCTGCAGAATCCTCCATAAAATGACAGCAGGAAGATGCAACTTTAACACAAGATCAGAAAATGTGACCACATACCTGTCGCTACCACTGTGACAAATTTTGATCCAAAGTGGCCATCAGGAGAGAGCCGGCATGGATTGGCGTTCTGGTTCTGGAAATGTCCAGCCGTGATACACTCCTCCGAACTCAAATAGTACGAGTCCTGCACAGGAAACACATTAAACGCTTGAATTTATACAAGCGCATCGAAGACTACTGGAATGGGCTAAAAGGTAAAACATATCTTCACACGCTTTCTGTTTAGACAAGCAATTTGTCTTACGTTGTTTCTTGTGTAACGCACTGTGCCTATTCTTGTATCCTCAGAGAGCAAGTCTGTGAAGATCCACCCCACCTAAGAGCGTAAGGAAATATTGACTTTCAAATTCAGTTGAAAGTTGTAGTAATAGACGTTTCCCATAATTTAACAAGACCAGAGAAGCAAATGAATAATCTCATAACACTGGGGGAGCATAAAACCTACGACCACACAGATCAGGTACCTGGTAGGTTACAGAAATtttcaactgaaaaaaaaaaaaaagataactaGACAAGCATGCTAACAGATATGATGAAATATGTAAATAGCTTTGCtggcacacacactgaaaggaGTTACCTTGCGAAGACCAAGTTTAGCAGCAACCTCCtctactgctgcagctctgGGGTCATCAATGAGCTCCAGACTGTTCTGAGTGCCAATCTGAAACCAAACGTATAAGAAACATTCACAACAAGTATCCAATAGGAAATAAGTTGTGAAACAAGGTGAATTATAGTTGCAATTATCCAATatttggccaaaagtatgtgaacacctgaccatcatattCATAtgcttttatgtttattttttgtaaatgtcCCATTCCAGATGTACGCCCCTCTTTGCTggtataataagctccactcttctggaaaggtgTTTGACTACATTTTGGGGCATGATTGTGGggcatttgtgttcatttagccACAAGAGGTCAGGTACTAATGTCATGTCAGAAGACCTGGGGCAGCTAGCTTTCCAGTTAATCTCTAATATGCTCATTGGGGATGAGGTCAGGGCTTAGTCTAGGGCACTTGatttcttccactccaaccttaacaaaccatgtctttataaaTCTCGCTTTGTAAACAGGGGCATCATCacgctggaacaggtttgggtttCTTAATTCTATTAAAGGGAAATTTCAATCTTACAACATTCAAAGAAATTCTGTACAATTGAACGCTTCCagatttgtgggaacagtttggccatacactgtataacacattttaattttcttcttcttcctagtATAAGCAAGTTTCCATTTAtccttattttcatttattcacacaCTTGGCAATGCCAAGTCAGCACCTTGAACATGGACTTGAATGCTGCATGCCTCACCAGAAGTAGACAAATAATAATCAAGCTGTGATAACATATGAAATACAGACAAAATATTTGCTTGCATCATGCTACCCGACTAAGAGCTTTCACCCCATTCTTTAAAACTCTCCGTTAAAAGCGGTCACCTGTGGTGGCTCGTAAATGGCGGCCACTTCGGCACGGATTCCCAGTGGAATGTCTTTATGCTCTGTGTAGCGGCCATACAGGTAGCCCATCCGCTgacttcctgtcttcctccagAAGTCCAAGAAACGGTCTGCGATGGTGTGGTTCTCGAACATGATGTTGTCCAcatgtctgtatttctgtgatGGAAAGCCGTTTTCGTTTAATATCCGAAGCTTGATACTTTATTAGTATACTTCAACAACTTTATTCTCACTCTCTAAACCACAGTTTGATCAACATGCTGCTGCAGGTTCATATTGGACTGACAAGAGAAATGAAAACTAATAGCATAACATAAGGAGAGACATTACTCGAAGACTGTACAATAAGTTCAAACATCTTAAAAACGCATTTCACATAAAATACTACCCTAATTTTCAACAAAGCAATAGCTATGATGTTCTCatgtacaaaaacaaaccattatggattttttttttttttttaaattgtatggCCATGCAATAGAAGAGATTAGTGTCATTTTAGTATTCTGTTGAcattttctggcccagaaaatAAGCCTCAAACCTCCGGAGCTGCTCAGCTTTTAAGTCCGTGATCGGTTAGAGTACCTGTCTGTTGAGGGTGATAGCACTGGGCTGGCACTTGGTGCAGATGCCCTCAGGCCAGGGCAAATGGCCCTCACATCCTGACTTGATTTTACAGCTGATGTTCTCCAGTGCTGCAAACTTGCCTCtgtgaaagaaaagagattaaaGATGCATTAGGCAAGGTTAGTCCTTTTAAAGATTACATTTGAAAGAAACATGCCCATGTTAACAAATGACTGACAGGAGATGTAACCTGACATAAATAAGCTTTCAGAAACAGATATCAGTTTTCCTAAACAGGTTTTCTCAGTAACTTAAAACTAAGGCTATGGCTTAAactgttatgtttttttaatcacgTTCTAGATGTCTttcaggttttttgtttttaatttttttttaaagcaaaacttccctgaataaattattttctgCCATAGAGTCAAAATCTTGAAGGAAAAACTCACTTGTCTGCTCCACCTGTCAGTTTGCGGATGTAAGCGTGGAAAGACATGTGTTTAACAGGTGGGTCGAGATGATTCAGGTAGTCTTCATCAAAAGGCTGTGAAAATAATTGATATATGAGAAAGATGTATTTGCATGGCATACATGTTTAGCACAGAAGAAACATTCTCTGACacctttatattatttataggaCAATAGTCTTTGCACTTTCAAACACGGTGACTCCAGTACTTCCTTGCAAGCatctgaaggggaaaaaaagaaactttcaTATGCATGTTCTTACCTCTAATGGTACACAGTGAACACATTTTCCCATGGGACCATGCCGGCATCTAAAAATGCACACACGCATAAAATTTAAAACTCAGAGAGAAACCTATACTGCACGCACACTGAGGACATAAAAGCAGGCTAGATTTTcgaaagacaaagagaaagagagagggggagggagagagagagagaaagactcaCAGCTGGGGATCTCGGTTTCTGTATATCTTGCCATCCTGCTTGGCCAGATACTGATCAATCTCATCCTCCTGGATCTGTGGTGCCGAGTGTGACCGGGACaaggaggatgaagaagaagaagacagagaAAAGTGAGGCTGTGCTGTGTCCATGTTCTCACTGGAGGAACCAGCTGATGATGGGAAGAGAAAGAGCATGTCTCCATGCctagagaataaataaatatacacagttTGGAGTTGTTTAAGCAGAGAAAAGCAGACGTTGTTGTTTTGGAAGCTTTTACTTCTCTTGGTGTCAAATGTTTAGAATATTAAAAAAGCACATCTGGAGGGGAAACTACAAAATAACTACATGTATAATAAAAGCTttatttccctttgggatgaataaagtaagtatctatctatctatccatccatccatctaatgcCCAAGAAAGATCTGACTTGTTCCTCATAGAGATGATTAAACATTATAATCATTGCATATCAAATGCACTGTATGTATCTGTGCTAGGTCAAAATCAGCCATTATAGTGCACCTCGCTTCATTCTGGCACCTAATCAAACTGTTCTAGTATTTTATCTCGGTGTGACAAAATACTCATGGTTCCAGTGTACGTTGTAGACTTACTTGATTTTAAGCAGACTAAGGGTCTTGTTCTGAGAGACAATCTCGCCTGTCTTATTGCGGTTCAGGTAGACAGAAAACCCATTCGAGTTGAAACCAAACTCTTTAGCAACCTTTGGGGGATAAGAGCAGAACGAGAAAATGTTGTTCATCCTGTTTTATTCATGATGGTGCAAAAACAGGACAATTTTACtaaaagaaacaacaacaacaaaaaaaaaaacccctcggTCTGGTTCATCAAATGCAAAATGACAAATCGTCGCTAGTTTAACTGAAGAAAGCAGGATAAGAAAGGCTgtgttgaaagaaagaaagaaagaaagaaagaaagaaagaaagaaagaaagaaagaaagaaagaaagaaagaaagaaagaaagaaagaaagaaagaaagaaagaaagagcagaggggggaaaaatagCTGCAGTAGCTTGGCAAATAATTCTTGCTGTGCAGCTCAGTCAGcacaactcacacactctctcacacacacacacacacacacacacacaaattactaGATATTATGAAATACCCCATAAGCTGCACATTCACAGTTTTGACAAGTAAGCaagtcaaaaaaataataagtcaGAGACCAGAAACTAACCACATAATCTGAGGTTAGAATTAAAATCTGAACATTTTCAGGCAGAACACTGAATTTATTCATGAACAAAATAAGCCTAGCCATGGATGTTCCATGTGGCCAGGCAGAACACTTACATGGACATTAAAGGCTCGATCGTAATGCGATTGTGGCTGATATCTAATAAAGCTTAGAGTTCTGAATGGACTACAGAGCTCAGAGCACTTAGCAAGAAATGGAGATGTTCTGCAAGAGCACGTTTAACCGAGGCTTGATGGCATTAGGAATACATCGAGCTCACAGCTGTGGCTTAAAGCTTGAGAAATATAACGTGAGGTCTGGGGTGTATCTGTAGTTTAAAATAAACCTGGTGTTTAGGATGTCTATAGCTGAGACTTCGCTGTGTCCAGATCAGCATCCTGTCTTGACCTTCAATGAAATAACAGAACATGATCTCTCTATTGATCTGCAGATTTGCTCGTCGATCTCCACAGCTATCTTTAATTCGGCTCTGCAAAGCTGCTTCATCTTCGGGAGAGATGCGTTTTATTCGCAGAAATACAGCGTCTCTAATCTAGCGATATTA harbors:
- the nploc4 gene encoding nuclear protein localization protein 4 homolog, whose translation is MSENIIIRVQSPEGMKKITSTKRETAAAFLKKVAKEFGFNSNGFSVYLNRNKTGEIVSQNKTLSLLKIKHGDMLFLFPSSAGSSSENMDTAQPHFSLSSSSSSSLSRSHSAPQIQEDEIDQYLAKQDGKIYRNRDPQLCRHGPMGKCVHCVPLEPFDEDYLNHLDPPVKHMSFHAYIRKLTGGADKGKFAALENISCKIKSGCEGHLPWPEGICTKCQPSAITLNRQKYRHVDNIMFENHTIADRFLDFWRKTGSQRMGYLYGRYTEHKDIPLGIRAEVAAIYEPPQIGTQNSLELIDDPRAAAVEEVAAKLGLRKVGWIFTDLLSEDTRIGTVRYTRNNDSYYLSSEECITAGHFQNQNANPCRLSPDGHFGSKFVTVVATGGPDNQVHFEGYQVSNQCMALVRDECLLPCKDIPELGYAKESSSEQYVPDVFYKDKDKFGNEITYLARPLPVEYLIIDITTTFPKDPVFTFSSTLRFPIENRDALGETQDFHSLATYLSQSSSSSFLDIVSDFHLLVFLVTNEVMPLRDSIGLLLDAVKTSNEELAQTWKKSEQWATIEQLCSTVGGQQGGSLDYAMGGPSIPASSSAMWSCLHCTFMNQPGTEHCEMCSLPRS